TTTACTAAAGGATCTTTTTTACAACTACTATTTATTTCTAATTGTCTTATTAAAACTTGGTGGCAAAGCTATAGGGGTACACCTAGCAACATACCGAACCTAGAAGTTAAGCCTATATACGCCTAAAATACTCAGTAATGGGGAAGATTGGTAACTGCCAAGTTTGTTTTGAAATTTGGTGATTTGGCTACAGTGATACACCTAGTAACATACCGAACCTAGAAGTTAAGACTGTGTGCGTCGAAGATACTCAGAAATGGGGAAAATAGATGATTGCCAAATTTTTTTTTAAGAAAGGGTTGGGGATGAGAATGAAGTTAAGTGAGTATTTACATACTGAAAATATTAAGCTTGAACTAACAGCTAATAATAAGGAAGAAGCTTTGAGAGAATTAGCAGGTCTTTTGAAAGATAAGGTAAATGATTTTGAAGGCTTTGTATCAGCAATACTAGCTCGTGAAAGTGCTGGGTCTACAGCAATGGAATATGGATTATGCATACCTCATGTTAGAACAAAATACGTAAATGAATTTGCAATTGCTGTTGGTACAAAAAAAGAAGGTATAGACTGTGATTCATTAGATAAAAAGAAATCTACTGTATTCTTTTTGATAGCAAGTAA
Above is a genomic segment from Sneathia sanguinegens containing:
- a CDS encoding PTS sugar transporter subunit IIA — protein: MKLSEYLHTENIKLELTANNKEEALRELAGLLKDKVNDFEGFVSAILARESAGSTAMEYGLCIPHVRTKYVNEFAIAVGTKKEGIDCDSLDKKKSTVFFLIASNDETKLLHLDALVKISRLLKSDVETDLLCNTKSKEGFIELIKKMEEK